A genomic segment from Carassius auratus strain Wakin chromosome 25, ASM336829v1, whole genome shotgun sequence encodes:
- the LOC113042867 gene encoding LOW QUALITY PROTEIN: leucine-rich repeat-containing protein 10B-like (The sequence of the model RefSeq protein was modified relative to this genomic sequence to represent the inferred CDS: deleted 1 base in 1 codon), with translation MGNSSQKEAQDEGGEEKEKKVKEKGDEGEEEEEAAEKEEEEEEEEVLEDEELPLGVDDLLASGDPVLDLSYYKFRRLPRQVLDLEYLEKLYVCGNRLRNIPKGITRLQGLRTLALDFNKLDDVPLSVCKLTNLTCLYLGSNRLVSLPPEVSNLQNLRCLWVESNYFQRFPKQLYDLPNLRSLQIGDNRLRTLPSDLCRMESLRGLWLYGNRFQEFPRVLLKMEQLEILDMDRNRISEFPNLHHLPALRLFSYDHNPVKEPPRVGEEVLIVGEGAEEVLQARERRREAKERAEKEAEEAAAAAAAAASPVIHGILKKLRMNSALNLAAAKGKEINEPAQNNDEGAESERQGVAFEEAELGYDDDGLEYEREELIYEGEVYEGYEGAELEYERAEMDYEYEGEEQEQP, from the exons ATGGGCAACTCATCCCAAAAAGAGGCCCAGGACGAAGGAGgagaagaaaaggagaaaaaggtTAAAGAGAAGGGAGATgaaggtgaggaagaggaggaagcggctgaaaaagaagaagaagaagaagaagaagaggtcCTGGAGGACGAGGAGCTGCCGCTTGGAGTAGACGATCTCTTGGCGAGTGGAGATCCGGTGTTGGATCTGAGCTACTACAAGTTCCGTCGCCTTCCTCGTCAAGTCCTAGATCTGGAGTACTTGGAGAAGCTCTACGTCTGTGGAAACCGTCTCCGCAACATTCCTAAGGGTATCACGCGGCTGCAGGGTTTGCGTACCCTGGCGCTCGACTTCAATAAACTTGATGACGTTCCTCTCTCGGTGTGCAAGTTGACTAATCTCACGTGTCTTTACCTGGGAAGCAACCGGCTGGTGAGCCTCCCACCGGAAGTGAGCAACCTGCAGAACTTACGTTGCCTCTGGGTGGAGAGCAACTACTTCCAGCGATTCCCCAAGCAGTTGTACGACCTTCCCAATTTGCGCTCACTGCAGATTGGGGACAACCGCCTGCGCACC CTTCCCTCGGACCTATGCCGCATGGAGTCCCTGAGAGGGCTCTGGCTGTACGGTAACCGCTTTCAGGAGTTTCCGCGAGTGCTCCTCAAGATGGAGCAGCTGGAGATTTTGGACATGGACCGCAATCGGATATCAGAGTTCCCAAACTTGCATCATCTACCGGCGCTGCGACTCTTCTCCTATGACCACAACCCTGTGAAGGAGCCACCGCGTGTAGGGGAGGAGGTGCTTATCGTCGGGGAGGGGGCTGAGGAGGTGTTGCAGGctagagagagaagaagagaggcaAAAGAACGAGCGGAAAAAGAAGCAGAGGAGGCGGCGGCTGCGGCAGCGGCAGCAGCAAGTCCGGTCATTCACGGAATACTCAAGAAACTCCGGATGAACTCCGCCCTTAACTTGGCAGCTGCTAAGGGGAAGGAAATAAATGAGCCGG CACAAAATAATGATGAAGGGGCGGAGTCTGAGAGACAAGGTGTGGCGTTTGAGGAGGCGGAGCTTGGTTATGATGATGATGGTCTGGAATATGAAAGGGAGGAGCTAATCTACGAGGGGGAGGTGTATGAAGGCTACGAGGGGGCGGAGTTAGAGTATGAGAGAGCTGAAATGGACTATGAATATGAAGGGGAGGAGCAAGAACAACCTTGA